Within Salvia splendens isolate huo1 chromosome 21, SspV2, whole genome shotgun sequence, the genomic segment ACGGTTAACTTGAATCCAAATCCGAAACCTTTGGCCTTAGACAATACCACTCTACCGCTTGGCTAActcacttaaaaaaataaaagggaAAGTATAAATGTTCGAGCAGCATGTGACATTAGCGAGATCCCCAAGATCTAGATATCCAAGGGACtagggcatccacaatagggacggatgtcccggcggacaagcccacggacatcccaaaaacacttcatgccacgtcataaggacatcccactgcacaatagcggacatcTCCAAGGCCATCCCAGCGGACaagcacaataataaaaattctcgaattcacaaatatgtaatttacggaattaaaatttcgacacgaatacggggaaaatgcaaccatattattttaaaaaacatacatttttaaattaaaaaaatgcatagtgtactcctccgcgcccataactcttcaattatatctttctggagtcgaatatgggcttctTGTTGTCGAAGATCGCAAATGCACGGACCCGATCGACGTCCCCATGAGGTATCCCCATTCGTACATTGGCGATGGCCatgtcgtggcttggaccggcagcaTCAGCATcttcattggcccaatcagtcagttttggaccttcatcttcgacaatcatgttgtgcatgataatacatgcctACATGACATCAGCAAAACAGTCGGTATACCACAACCATGTTGGACCCTTCAcagccgcccatcgagcctgtagcacaccaaatgcccgctccacatccttgcgcgccgcCTCCTGACGTTGCGCAAAATAGATCTTCTTTGGATCTATTGGGCATCTGATcgacttcacaaagacgggccaccctagggtatatcccatccgccaaatagtagcccatatcgtgctggttgccgttggcgacaaaactgatggccggatcaacgcccatgcactgctcgttgaaaaggggcgactaCGGGAGGACGTCGATgccgttgttcgacccggctaccccaaaatacgcatgccagatccatagtcggtaatcagctacggcttcgaggatcatcgtggggtTCTTGCCTTTGAAGCCGGTCGTGTACTGCCCTTTCCAGGcgtggggcagttcttccattcccaatgcatatAGTCTATGCTGCCCTAcatccccggaaacccgtgcACATTCCCATGTatatccatcagagcctggAATTCTttgggggtaggcttccgaagatacctctCCCTGAATATCTCAATGACgtcctgacaaaaatacttgaGACATTCGctggcagtcgtctcgccgatgtggaggttctcatcgaacatgtcggccgcgcctccgtaggccaactgcctgattgcggcagtgcacttctgtataggAGTGTGGCCGGCTCTACCACTCGCTTCCTCCCTGAACCTGAAATACATGTATCGATGCTCTAAAGCGTTCACGATACTCATAAATAGCGGCCGGTGCATCATAAAACGTCGTCGGAAAAagttctccccaaaccgcggctaCTCAGCGAAGTAGTCCTCAGACAACAGTTGATGTGCAGCgatgtggtcccggggtactaaagctcgacgatggatggggCGAAGTACCGTCGGCTGCTGCTACTGCTGCAAGTGCTCTTGTATCAAGCGATTTACCTCGGCGGACGTATAAGCCCGCAATTCTTCATTAATTCGCCCCCTTATgtcatcagcatccccaccactaccacccgcaccactaccactagtCATTATTGGATCTACCGATGAAATGAGAAAcatagagagaaagagagaaactcgataatacaagtggtgcaaatgaaattaaatgcaacgggcagtatatatagagttttttttttaaataatcagAAAAtgggacgtccgccgggacgtcaGTCATCGCACCACAATAGCGGATGACACGACGGACGATCTGACGGACGTCCGCTCACATCCGCGGAGACCTCTCGTCCGTCATTTTCGTCTGCTCACCGCTCGTCCGTCGCAATAGTGGACGTCCCGGACTGACGACCCGCtcgccggtcggacgtcccgcgtccgctattgtggatggtcttatatTGACTCCTAGTTTATAGTTCTCATTTTATCACACTTCTATAAATATGTTCGGTAACTAGATTTtgctaaaataataataataataaatctaTTCTAACTCTACCTAATATTTGGTGACTTGGTGACTGGTGTAGAAGTTAAATTATACTATCTTGATTTGTGTTGATTTTGTATGCCTTATATTCTACTCTCCCCGTCCATAAAAACTAgtctcattttgttattttgggttgtacacaaaaaatagtctcatttctataaatggaaactctctctttcatactttaccactttttctgtctcttAATTTACTACTTTTTCTCTATATATCCCTTACTTTACCtaatttttctccttctctcttactttactaaatttctcattaaaatccATGCCGTTCACAAatagaacttttttttttgaacggatgaagtatatttctaaGTGCTAAATAAACACAATAAGTAGGTGGGTTCATTAATCCAATTATGATAAGTAgcttaaatttattttattgctCTCAAATTTTTCGTCTTTCCATTTTTGATtgtgatttaataaaaaaatttggtaTGATATCAATTTAGTTTAAATACAACTAATATAACAACAtagaatttaaatattaattttatttatttaatataccAGTCACCCATTTATGTTAGCTTATTCACTACCACAAGAGATCTCATGTGGCGTATATTTTTGTGTAAATATCTTCACATAAATATATGCAATTAAGATATCATTAAATACAATTATACACATACAAAGTCTTAAAATGCTCCTAGCCCTtttcaattaaatatataatgattGCATGGGTCGCAATTAAAATCGTCTAAATTTACATCCAACCACTAATATTTTgtctcatttatatatataggtgtgtcCAAAAGAATCTTAACATCTGGAACCTGCATCCCAATAGATGAATAATTAACCACCTACGTCATTAGCAGGTCAGGATGAATTAAGGTAGAGAAATGGAATAAGGAAGTGTGGAACTTGAAATGGAGGCCCCTACTATATTCCACATGCCCACATCTCCTCCACTTATAACAAATCACACTCCTAATTCATCAATATCCACCGGCTTAAATATACAGTCACATTGTTTCACTCACAATATACAATGCGCTCTAAATCAGGGATATATATGATGAATTGCTAactctttttatttataaaatgtagtgtattaaaaatgttaacacgatgacattaaaatgtcaatacataattttgttgacatttcaatatactTAGTTTACattatgtgttgatattttaatgtcatcgtgttgacatttttaatacactgcattgatgagttaacagagttaacaacttaaaaagttaacaatataacacaccccATGTATAGTAAATATCACACGTTGGAAATTTATATTGTATTATATAGGGATGCAGGGGCGGAGCTAGGAATTTGTAGGAAATGGGGCAAATTTATATatgaagaaattttaaaattttgaggaGGGACATTTAGTAGaagattaaaataaattaattaaaaataggtATATAAATACATGTGATGGAAAACATGaggtggggcaattgcccctctTTGATTACATGTAGATCCGCCCCTGTAGGGATGTGATCAGTTGCTGACTATTTGCTAATTGCTAACTGCTAGTTATGTCAACAATCTATGTAATAATGTTAACACGAAGCATTTGTATGTCAGCCAAATTTTGTAACATACAAATATATTGGTGTTGATGATACTGTATACTTGCAAGGTCTACGTATCCAAGCTAGCTACTCCCAAGTCCCaactcctatataaggaagCCACCCCACCCCACACATCATATCCCTCACACCCACCTCCACCCCTTCACAacacattctctctctctctcaacatgTATTTGAAAAGCATGTGTAGAGGTATTATGAAGGAAATGGAGGTGTTGCCGTTGAAGCACACAATCACACAATTACTACTCTCAATTTCGATACTACTCCCATTGGTGTTTACCTTTACATGGTCTTCTCTCACCTCCTCAAGTTTAGTACACTTCCAAAACTTGCACTACTTTTCTAGCAACACAATCAACAAGAACTTCTTTTTTCTAGTCTGCAACGGcattctcttcttcctcaccAAAACCTCTCCCTTAGCCCGCCCTCCTGATCTCGACGGCCTGAAAGTAGTGGTAGAGGCAGAAACCTATTCGGACAAACATATAAAGTtggacgaagaagaagaagatgatgatgatgctgaCGACGAAGAGTCAACGAAGGTGTTTGAAGAAGAACAAGCGAAAGTAGATCATGAATTCGAGCATTCGAGTGAAGGGACGCTCCAAGTCTCGATCAACATAGCAGGGAGtgaagatgaagaaattgaGCTGCAAGATTGTTTCCTTCTCAAAGAAGTTGATGATCGAGATGAAGAGGTGATTATTGGCAATGGAGGGGAGGAAGTTGATGAAATAGAGAAGCTGAGTGACGATGAATTGAACCAGAAATTTGAAGATTTCATAAGGAGGATGAAGGAGGAGTTTAGAATTAATGATTATCAACACAAACAGTTAATATTGGTCAAGTAAAATATCTTAGATCATACTAGTATATTGCAGTATTTGTGTGACTAATGATAGTTTATcctaatataattaatactagAAGAAATACGGTGCATAATATTTGTACATTGAGGCATATTTAGTGGTAGCAACTTTCATATGTAATGTTTGATGTTTTCTTggatatactagtatatttcaAGCATTAGTTGAAATTCAAGAAATTATAATAGAAATATGATTTAAAaaatttgttgaattttttaaaattgattttatttttgttataattttgttaaaattaattatttagtaGATTATGAATtgtcttttttccttctttacaTTAGTCGTCCATCTAATTATTATGAGTAGATAATATATGAATAGAAGACTCCATATGTTTTTATCGTTATTGAAAGTTTATTTTTGTCGTTTGGGAGAAGTTTAATAATCCATCATTAGATAGATTCTTATATGCAGACAGATTAAGATTGAAGgcgaaattaaaattgaaaaggttTGGAATGTGGAAGTTGTGTGAAATACGTATTTAAATACAAGTgtagtataaaaaaatttcgtcaAAATGGTAGACTCCTTAGATAAATATGAACCAAGAATTTATATCATAACTAGATTATTATATGgccaaaaaataaaagattttatACCGGTGCTCAATGACAAGGGAAATAATGGTGTAGATCTTGTAAGAAAAGATCATTCGGTTTTTTTTCCATTGATTGTAtcataatcaaataaataaaggcttatttttttgtataaaaaaaGCACACTTTGGCCAATTGGTCATTTTATacctaatttttaaatatttacatatatattctgagaggtgtgatccgttgctaactttcttaagttgctaactctgctaactTGTCAACGCattgtattaaaatgtcaacacgatcactttaaaatgtcaacataaacttagttgatattttaatacattatgttAACATCGATATTTAAAATATCAACATggtatattaaaatgtcaacacaaatttgtgttgacatttttattaCATTGCGTTGATAAGTTAGCAGGTtaataatttaagaaaaaagtTCACATtataacacacccctatatTCTGAATTATTATGTTGACTAACTgattttgtgttgacatttttattaCATTGCGTTGATAAGTTAGCAGGTtaataatttaagaaaaaagtTCACATtataacacacccctatatTCTGAATTATTATGTTGACTAACTGATTTTAAAAAAACGTCTACGTTCATTATTTCTGCATCAAGAAGTACTGATATCattaattttgtaatagtattattatttatttaagagtgaactacataaatggtacctgatctttcactttcgcacataaatggtacctgatctttattttatatcattttttacctaaaaatcacatttttggtagctaatgcaattttcaccccaaaataccctctaaacaaattcatttttccatttgtgtcataaaagatattttgggcattgacaaaactagtaccaaaagtgatattataatatcttctatcattctcctcactctttatactattattattaatcaatattaatattattattttgatgttataaattaataattaatttatttttaatatcatttaaatatacttaatcataattatagttataattatatttaattattataataatattattgttataatagtaaaaactagtattaataattattattgtatattaaattaataactaattaatatagtcttaatcaaaatttaaaattgtgaattgtattcataatgataaagagttgaatatttttagttaggtgtttcaaccctaaaatgagttataaataatttaattaagaatattcaattgatttaattactttaaataattaatttaattaggtattttgttattgatttataatattaactgaaatttccaaaaatatcatccataacaaaaaaatcacatgtttggtacatAGGGTTATTTTTGTCGTGGAGTatcaaaaacgatataaaataaagatcaggtaccatttatgtagttcactctttatttAAATGTCAAATCATGTCTCTTTTTCTTAAAcaaataaacataaacataaatttaaatgttACGTCACGATAGATTCGAACCTAAGACTTTTGCCTTTAGACATTACCATTCTACCTAACCAACTCACATACACATATTTTATGTTTGCATACATTAATGCTGGCGTACCAAGAATTTAgcttatgttataaaataatcaatgaataaaattattataaattgaaGTTAAAGGATCACTCATAAATCAAAATTGATTCCACTTTTAAATAATAATCCTTGAATACATTGATCAGAATAGTATTAcacgtccatttctctaatgcaataaataaaatcacaaCGCTAGAAAAACGACATAGAATAATCTAGCTATTGTTGAATAAATTGGTGGACCTTCATTTGGGCTGGTTTTATCTTTGGCCCAGACGATGCTGTGTTGGGCTTGGCCCAAAACTAATTCTCACTCTCCAGATGCAGCCACGTGTACTCTCACCCGGATCAAGGCTTTCAGCCGTTGGATTGTGGTGTGTGCTTGTTATGTGAGAGGTGAGTCCATTCACTTCATTCATTCTTTTGatattcactctctctctcactcgaAGCTCTCCGAaaactctctctgtctctctctcttttctgcTCTCTTCTCCGACGATTCTCCGGCGGTTTCTGTGAGATTTCTCTCGGTTGAAAGGGCTGTAGACCTTGCTACAGTAACAGTGAGGGCAACTACTTCGGTTGCCGGTGTTGGTTGAGAAATAGGGTTTCTGTCTTTGAGGGTTTCGGTGTGAGGTGTTCTCGGACGGTGTAGATCTGGGATGTAGGAGTCTGGTTGAGCTGGAATCTGGAGGGTGAGGTTAATCATCGGTTGATTCTGCTGTGCTCCtttggatctgtgttcttgAGAATAGATTTGTGCTATCGGCGAGTGTCTGAGCCGAAGCAGCTTTTCTTCTGTGTTTTCTTTCATTGCATCTTGTGTTCTTACGTGTAACTGCTCCAGATCCGAAAGGATCTGTTTCTTGTAGTACTAATTCGTTTGTCAAGTGTGCAGGGTTGAAGAAGCTGAAGCTGGGAGTGAACTGTAATCTTGTGTAATAGATAGGTCTATTCGGTATTCAAGATT encodes:
- the LOC121784336 gene encoding transcription elongation factor SPT5-like; protein product: MEVLPLKHTITQLLLSISILLPLVFTFTWSSLTSSSLVHFQNLHYFSSNTINKNFFFLVCNGILFFLTKTSPLARPPDLDGLKVVVEAETYSDKHIKLDEEEEDDDDADDEESTKVFEEEQAKVDHEFEHSSEGTLQVSINIAGSEDEEIELQDCFLLKEVDDRDEEVIIGNGGEEVDEIEKLSDDELNQKFEDFIRRMKEEFRINDYQHKQLILVK